A window of the Teredinibacter franksiae genome harbors these coding sequences:
- a CDS encoding outer membrane beta-barrel domain-containing protein produces the protein MESRYQRIFLILLALAFVPVAQAQDEEESQADGETVLDAVINPDLERRSIDEEKIDNENFEFGIFAGVISVEDFGTNNVYGARAAYHITEDIFLEGVYGSTITTETSYETLSGGTPLLTDDQRQFDYYNLSIGFNLLPGEVFVGKYSFNTAYYFIGGVGNTAFADNEYFTYNFGGGFRIFMTDWLAFRLDVRNHLFTHNILGDDKPIQNLETHIGTSIFF, from the coding sequence ATGGAAAGCCGCTATCAGCGTATTTTTCTGATCTTACTCGCGCTGGCCTTTGTGCCCGTCGCCCAGGCGCAGGATGAAGAAGAATCCCAAGCAGACGGTGAAACCGTGCTCGACGCTGTGATCAATCCAGATCTTGAGCGTCGCAGTATCGACGAAGAAAAAATAGACAATGAAAACTTCGAATTTGGTATATTCGCTGGTGTTATTAGCGTAGAAGATTTTGGCACCAACAATGTTTACGGTGCTCGCGCGGCCTATCACATTACCGAAGATATTTTTCTCGAAGGTGTATACGGTTCTACCATCACCACCGAAACAAGCTACGAAACGTTAAGCGGCGGCACTCCGCTGCTAACCGATGACCAGCGCCAATTCGACTACTATAATTTATCCATCGGCTTCAACTTGCTGCCCGGTGAAGTTTTCGTAGGAAAGTATTCATTCAATACCGCTTATTATTTTATCGGTGGGGTCGGCAATACAGCTTTTGCTGACAACGAATATTTCACCTATAACTTTGGCGGCGGCTTTCGAATTTTTATGACTGACTGGCTCGCATTTCGCCTCGACGTACGCAATCACCTGTTCACCCATAATATTTTAGGTGACGACAAACCCATACAGAACCTGGAAACCCATATCGGAACATCCATTTTCTTCTAA
- a CDS encoding TlpA disulfide reductase family protein, which yields MQLTRILKALVITTSLCAILFTPLSIAAGKASPAKDFTLKSNQGKNVRLSELRGQVVMLNFWASWCGPCRQEMPLLEKIHKKYSPAGFVLLGINVEADPKEADHLLKEIPVSFPILYDTTSKVSEAYKVDAMPSSVMIDCDGNMSYLHRGYKPGDEKAYIKHIKGLLRSCSS from the coding sequence ATGCAGCTCACCCGAATTCTAAAAGCATTGGTAATTACAACATCTCTTTGCGCAATCCTTTTTACTCCGCTATCAATAGCAGCAGGAAAGGCCTCACCCGCCAAAGATTTCACCCTAAAGTCTAATCAGGGTAAAAATGTTCGCCTTAGTGAGCTACGCGGCCAAGTGGTAATGCTAAATTTCTGGGCGTCCTGGTGCGGCCCCTGCCGTCAGGAAATGCCATTGCTTGAAAAGATTCACAAAAAGTATTCGCCAGCTGGCTTTGTGCTTCTAGGCATAAATGTAGAGGCTGACCCAAAAGAAGCCGACCACCTATTAAAAGAGATTCCCGTAAGCTTCCCCATTCTCTATGACACAACCAGTAAAGTAAGCGAAGCCTACAAAGTAGATGCCATGCCCAGCAGCGTAATGATCGACTGCGACGGCAATATGTCCTACCTGCACCGGGGCTACAAGCCTGGCGACGAAAAAGCCTACATTAAACACATTAAAGGGTTGCTCCGCTCATGCAGCAGTTAA
- a CDS encoding DUF4266 domain-containing protein gives MQQLNLIRKIFLAGFLFCSISGCSFIKPWVKPYERENLADPIMAFESHPASTRYINHVYEARESARGAEGSAGGGCGCN, from the coding sequence ATGCAGCAGTTAAACCTAATACGCAAAATATTTTTGGCGGGGTTCTTATTCTGCTCTATCAGCGGCTGCTCCTTTATAAAACCCTGGGTAAAACCCTACGAGCGTGAAAATCTCGCCGACCCGATTATGGCCTTCGAATCGCACCCTGCGTCTACACGGTATATAAACCACGTATACGAAGCGCGTGAATCTGCAAGAGGCGCAGAAGGTAGTGCCGGTGGCGGGTGCGGGTGTAATTAG